Within the Parcubacteria group bacterium ADurb.Bin159 genome, the region TATAAAACCATAAACAAAAACCATAAAAATAAATTTAAATATTCATTATTTCTTTTTCTTTTTCTTCTCCCAAAAGTTCTATCTTTTTATTTAATTCGGATATTTTCTTATTTAATTCCTCAATAAGTCGATATTTTTCATCTTCGTTAATTTCTTTTTCTTTAAAAGAGGCGACAATTTGCTCTTTGATGCGATCACGAACTGTCCTTGCTTTTTGACGAGAATTTTCTAATTTTTCTCTTAAAAGACGCAAAAGGGCTTTTCTTCTTTCCTCTGACAAGGAGGGCAGAGTAAGACGAATCACTCCCCCCTTGCTTAAAGGAGTTGCTCCCAAATCAGCGCGAGCCAAAGATTCTTCAATATTTTTCAAGACATTTTTGTCCCAAGGCTCAATAACAAATGTTCGCCCTTCTTCTACACTGATTTGAGCTAACTGCTTTAAGGGTGTCTTAATACCATAGGCATCAACTAAAATTGGAGATACCATTTCAATGGTTGCCCTATTTGTTCGTAGAGTCATTAAATCATTTTTCAAAAACTGAAAAATTTTTTCGAATTCCTCTTCGGTTTCAAGTAAAAAATTTTGTGTTGTAGCCATAATAATAAATTGATCAAATAGTACTTGCCTACTAGCAGGCAAGGTAAATAGGAACTGCCCCTTTTTAAGAATCTCTCTTTTGGTAAAAAAAGTGTCAAAATTGATTTTCTCGTGAGATAAGCCTTTATTGATGCGGGTTTGCGGAGGTCGGAAAAAGGGGACTGTCCCCATTAAAATAGAAGGTCATTGGAAATTAAATTTGGGTTGACGTTTCTTTCCAGATAAAATTTACTGGCAAAAATTTTAGAAGTTTTTGAAAAAAGTTTTTGAGAAGAAAAATCTGTTAAATTGAGATTGCCGATAAATGATTTAAATGTTTTTTCTGGATTAAATTTATTTAAAATTAAAATATGTACTGCCCAAAGTAAAGAATCTAATTTATCTCCTAATTTTGATTGATCATTAAAAAAAGATATTGATTCTTCAAAATCAGATGAAATTAAAAATTGGATTGCCTCTTTAAGATTATTTTTGAAAGAAGAAAGCATTGTTTTGTTTTCGAGAAAAGAACTGATTAGTCCCGGTTTTAAATTGGAAAAAAATAATAATTCTTCAGCCATTGGGTAATAAGACGGATATTGTTTTTTAAGCCAGGAGATGATTTCTGTTTTTGAAGGGGGATAAAAACGCAACATTTGAAGACGGGAAAAAAAAGTGGGAGGGAAGCGGTTGATATTAGAAGAGGTAAGTATAATTACTCCCCCTTCAGCGGTTTCCTCTAAAAGTTTTAAGCCTGAATTTATAGCTGCTTCGGTTAATTTCTCTGCTTCACTTATTAGGGCAATTTTGTATTTTCCTTTTACAGGGCGAAGATTAAAAAATGCCTTAACCCGCCGCATATCATCAATGCCCAAGCTCGACATTTCCTCGCCTTTAAGATATAAAAAATCAGGGTGAATATTTTTGGCTATTTTTTGGCAATCTTCACATTTTTGGCAAGGAATTAATTTATCGCCGTCTTTTTGAAAAGAAGAGCAAAGAAGAGTTTGAGCAAAATATTGCGCCACTGAAGTTTTTCCTATATTTTTTGGCCCGTAAAATAAATAACTGTGCGCTATTTGATTTTTAAAAACAGAGCGAGTTAAATAATCAATTATTTTTTGATGACCGACAAGCATAATAATAGGTCAAAATTTTCTTCAAAAATTCTTTGCCGGGGATGAATAATTCTGAAATTCTAAAATTTTTAATGTTTGCTGAGCGCATTTTCGCCAAGAATAAGCATCGGATATTTCAAAACCGCGAGAAATTATTTTTTTTCTTAATTCTGGTTCATTTATAATTTTATGCAAACAAAAGATAAGCTCATCTTGATTATGGGGCGAAAAATATAAAGGAGCGTCCTTGCCTATTTCTAAAAAAGCAGGAATACGGGAAGCAATAACTGGCGTTCCGCAAGCCATTGCCTCAAGAAGCGGCAAACCAAACCCTTCATATAAAGAAGGAAAAATAAAAGCCTCTGATCGACGGTAAAAACTAGCGATTTCTTTATGAGATAGATAAGGAAGTTTTAACAAGAAAGAATTATTTTGTCCCAGCGAAATATTGTCCGAGCTGATTAAAATTAATTTAAAAGGAAGAGATGATTTTTTAATAAATTTTTCAAAAGCGGAAATGAGCAAAGAAATATTTTTCTTTTTATTTATACGGCCAACATAAAGAAAATAAGGGAAATTTATCTTATAGCGAGCAAGAACTGCTTGGTCGTTTTTTAAAAAATCGTCCCCCTGGCAAAAAATATTTTTATCATAACCCAAGGGAATAAAAACAATTTTATCAGGGTTAATGTTATAAAAATCAATTAATTCTTTTTTGGTGAACAGAGAAGGAACGATAATTTTTTGGGCTCTTTGCGCGCCTAAGCGATAAGAAAATTGAAGAGACGCTCTTTCTTTTCGAGAATACAAATAAGGGAAACGTTCAAAACCAAGGTCGTGAATAGTTAAAACATTAAATTTCGGGCAAAAGAGAGGCAAACTATGTGCTGGAACAAACAAAACGTCCGGCGGATTTTTCATCATTTCTAAAGATAATCTGATTTGCGTCCAAAAAAATCGCCAAGGCCAGGACAAAAAA harbors:
- the frr gene encoding Ribosome-recycling factor encodes the protein MGTVPFFRPPQTRINKGLSHEKINFDTFFTKREILKKGQFLFTLPASRQVLFDQFIIMATTQNFLLETEEEFEKIFQFLKNDLMTLRTNRATIEMVSPILVDAYGIKTPLKQLAQISVEEGRTFVIEPWDKNVLKNIEESLARADLGATPLSKGGVIRLTLPSLSEERRKALLRLLREKLENSRQKARTVRDRIKEQIVASFKEKEINEDEKYRLIEELNKKISELNKKIELLGEEKEKEIMNI
- the dnaX_1 gene encoding DNA polymerase III subunit tau encodes the protein MLVGHQKIIDYLTRSVFKNQIAHSYLFYGPKNIGKTSVAQYFAQTLLCSSFQKDGDKLIPCQKCEDCQKIAKNIHPDFLYLKGEEMSSLGIDDMRRVKAFFNLRPVKGKYKIALISEAEKLTEAAINSGLKLLEETAEGGVIILTSSNINRFPPTFFSRLQMLRFYPPSKTEIISWLKKQYPSYYPMAEELLFFSNLKPGLISSFLENKTMLSSFKNNLKEAIQFLISSDFEESISFFNDQSKLGDKLDSLLWAVHILILNKFNPEKTFKSFIGNLNLTDFSSQKLFSKTSKIFASKFYLERNVNPNLISNDLLF
- the mfpsA_1 gene encoding Mannosylfructose-phosphate synthase yields the protein MFIIGIDGSRALAKNKTGIGWYSFYLIKALQEIAKDRNDLKFVLYSNQPLSLLSLKEKETPLNWQIRFLSWPWRFFWTQIRLSLEMMKNPPDVLFVPAHSLPLFCPKFNVLTIHDLGFERFPYLYSRKERASLQFSYRLGAQRAQKIIVPSLFTKKELIDFYNINPDKIVFIPLGYDKNIFCQGDDFLKNDQAVLARYKINFPYFLYVGRINKKKNISLLISAFEKFIKKSSLPFKLILISSDNISLGQNNSFLLKLPYLSHKEIASFYRRSEAFIFPSLYEGFGLPLLEAMACGTPVIASRIPAFLEIGKDAPLYFSPHNQDELIFCLHKIINEPELRKKIISRGFEISDAYSWRKCAQQTLKILEFQNYSSPAKNF